A region from the Mya arenaria isolate MELC-2E11 chromosome 2, ASM2691426v1 genome encodes:
- the LOC128213784 gene encoding isatin hydrolase-like, with product PDPPGAIIMMNSGWARKYPDSNKVFGTQNLSDPLSFRFPGFSLEACKFMLIKRQVSVVGVDTPSADPGIAPEYYCHNHLQPNGVPLVEYVANLDAIPVRGTTIVLGAIKMRDGTGGPTRIFALLDDENDWFINGANFGSCPGVIVLLSLSTLCVLCQALCF from the exons CCGGATCCCCCGGGCGCCATCATCATGATGAACTCTGGCTGGGCCCGAAAGTACCCGGACTCCAACAAAGTGTTCGGTACACAGAACCTCTCAGACCCTCTCTCCTTCCGGTTTCCTGGCTTCAGTTTGGAAGCCTGCAAGTTCATGCTCATAAAGAGACAG GTCAGTGTGGTAGGAGTGGACACTCCGTCCGCGGATCCCGGAATCGCCCCTGAGTACTACTGCCACAACCATCTCCAGCCGAATGGTGTTCCCTTAGTCGAGTACGTTGCCAACCTGGATGCGATCCCTGTGCGTGGCACCACTATTGTGCTGGGAGCCATCAAGATGCGCGATGGGACCGGCGGACCCACCCGGATATTCGCCCTCCTGGATGACGAGAACGATTGGTTTATTAATGGGGCAAACTTTGGTTCCTGTCCAGGTGTCATCGTGCTTTTGTCGTTGTCAACGTTGTGTGTTTTGTGCCAGGCGCTGTGCTTCTAG